In the Syntrophus aciditrophicus SB genome, TTCACGACTTGCACTGGAAAAAGGGCCGAAAAAGCTTGCCGTTCTCGCTCCTGAAGATGAAGAGTTCATGCTTGCCGTAAAAAGGAGCTGGGAAAAAGGATGCATCGAACCTGTCCTGATCGGGGACAGGGACAAGATGGCGCGGGTGGCGGAAACGGTTGGCTTCGATATTTCCAGGTTTGAGCAGATTGTCGAACACGACCGGCAGACCGTTTCCGATCTGGGGATCGGCATGCTCTTTTCCGGGGACGTTTCCGTTGTCAGTAAAGGCCAGATTACCACTTCCTATGTCTACCGTTCGATCATTCGGGCGGAGGCAAAAGCCGCGTCGGGCATGACAGTCACCGTCGTTTCCATCTGGGAGGTTCCGGAGGTCGATCATCTTGTCGGCTTCACGGATTCCGGAGTCAATATCCGGCCGGATTTCAAGACCAAGGTGGAGATTTTGCGGAACGCCGTTTTTCTCTGCCATCTGCTGGGGTATGAAACGCCCGGAATCGCTGTCCTTTCCGGACGAAGGACTTTTGGAGAGGATTTGCCCTCCTATGCCGACTATGAGTCGCTGCGAAGGATGGCCGGATCGGGATGCCTTGGGGATTGCGAGATCCTGGAGGCGACCTCCATCGCCGAAATCTTTCTGGGCGCGGGAGGCCGTCTGAAGGAGTCCGTCAACGAGATCGATCTCTCGAAAACGCCTCACATATTTCTTGCTCCCTGCCTCGATACGGCAAATATCCTGGCCAAGCTCGATCTCGCCATGGATATAAAGCGCTGTTCCATATCCGTGACCTCGCGGGGGGCCGTCTGCATTCCGGCCCGATCGGACCTGAGCAGCGCGATCGAAGATCAGATTGAAATGGGCGTCGTTGTGGCCGACCGAATTCAAGAGGGGGTGAGATGAGATGATCGGGACATTTCAGAAAATGATTGCATCCGCAAGGGGCGGCGTCCGCGCCCGCCTGGCCGTTCCGTTGCCGATAAAGCAGGACCTGGATCTTCTCTGCCGGGTGACCGAAGAAGGGTTTATCCTTCCCGTGCTGATTGGTGATGGCGGGGCAATGGAAAGCCTGGTTAAAAAAAGTCCACTCTCCTCCCTGGAACACGAGATTGTGAATGTGGGAGAAGATCCCGGCGAGGCGCTGAGCACGGCGATAACGCTTGTCCGGGAAGGTCGAGCGGACATCCTCATGCAAGGCGGCATTGGTCAGAAGCCCTTCATGGAGGAAGTCCTCGACGCGAAAAATGGATTACTGAAAAGCAAGACAGCCAGTTATGCATCCATCGTTCAGTTTCAGCGCCGGGAGAAACTGGTTCTTGTGACCGATACCTTCATCAACAATTTCCCGGGAATCGCCGAAAAGCAGATCATCCTGGAAAACGCCCTGGGTCTTGCCGGCATTCTGGGAATGGAAGAACCGAAGGTCGCGGTTATCTCCGCTATCGAGCAGGTGAACCCCAGCATCCCCTCGACGCTCGATGCCGCCGCCCTGGCTAAAATGGCAGAAAGGGGACAGTTTGGGAAGGCTGTGGTTGACGGCCCCCTGGATATGGATTGCGCCCTGAGCCGGGTCGCGGCGGCGAGAAAAAACGTGCGCAGCGTCGTGACCGGCAACGCGGACATTTATCTCGTTCCAGAGATAGAAACCGGCCTTCCCCTCGTCCAGGCCCTCTGTTTTTTTGGCGGGATGAAAACGGCGGGCATGATGCTGGGCGCGAAAGTGCCGGTCATCCCGGATGTTCCTTTCATTTCCGATGAGGAAAGGGCGGCGGAGCTCGCCCTCGCTGTTCTGATGACCCGCAAAGGAGGAAACCATGAATAAGGCCTGTTCCCTGCTTGTGATCAACGTCGGTTCGACATCGACAAAAGCGGCCTGGTTTCAGGGAAGAGAACCGGCGGCCCTGGAAACGATCCGTTATCAAAGCGAAGATCTGGCCCCCTATGCCTCTCTGCGCGAGCAGTTGCCTCTTCGGGAAAAGGGGCTCCTCGATTTTCTGAAAAAGAATTCACTCGATCCGGAAGCGGTCGATCTGTTCATAAGCCGCGGCGGTCTGGGCAATCCGGCGCCGGCAGGCGTTTACCGGATTGACGAGGTCATGTGCGAGGACCTGCTGGAAGGAAGATACGGGAAACATCCTTCGGCTCTTGGGCCGGCGATGGCTCTGAACCTCTCGAAACGATACGGAAAACCGGCCATTGTCGTCGATCCGCCGAGTACCGATGAATTTCATCCTCTGGCCAGGATTTCGGGCCTTCCGGAAATAGAGCGCAAGAGCGTTTTTCACGCCCTGAACCAGAAGGCCGCCGCACGGCGCCTCGCTTCGGACCTCGATAAAAGATATGAAGCGCTGAACCTCATTGTTGCCCACCTGGGCGGCGGCATCACCATCGGCGCCCATCGCAACGGCAAAGTGATCGATTGCACCCATGGCCTGGGAGAGGGTCCCCTGACGCCGGAGCGAGCCGGCGCCCTGCCGACGATGGATCTGATCGACCTGGTTTTTTCTGGAAATAAGGACAGGAAAACGATTTCGGATGCACTTGTGGGAAAAGGGGGGCTCTGCGCCTATCTGGGAACGACCGACGCAACCGAAGTCCTGGGCAAGATCCTGGCGGGAGATGAAAGGGCGAAGTTGATTTTTGAAGCCATGGCTTATCAGATCGCCAAGGAGATCGGCGCCATGGCCACCGTTCTGGAAGGGCGAATCGATGGAATCGTCCTGACGGGCGGGCTGGCCAATGTGGAGATGCTGACGGACTGGATCCGGGGGCGGGTTCAATTCATCGCCCCCGTCTTCGTCTATCCCGGCGAGGACGAAATGGCAGCCCTTGCCGAAGGCGGCCTGAGGGTGCTGCTGAAGGAAGAAGACGTGAAGAAGTATCAGCGGGAGAGCGGATCGTAAGGGTCATAAGGTTTCTGAAGAACAGGCTAAGACGGACGATTGCTGGTTTTTTCCCAAGTCGGGAAGGGTTTTCGATCCGACTCGTAGTCCGCAGTCGCCGAGATTCGAAGGAATAGTAATGAGCAGTCATTATCCGGCGGAATCCGAGAGACGGCAGAATGATGGTTCTTATTATCCGTGGCGCAAGACAAAAATCAAATGCGTTGAATGCAGGCATAACTGTATTGCGGTGGAGGAGAAAGATGAAGGCGCTCATCTTAAACGGAAGTGCAAGAGGTCAAAAGGGCGTTACGGGAACGCTCGTAGAAGCAATCACCAGGGGGTTAATGGAAGCAAAAGCAGGAGTTCAAACCTTTGAAATTCAAAGTCTGACGATATCGCCCTGCAGGGCATGCCTGACGTGCATGCATAAGACTCCCGGAGAGTGTTCCATCGAGGATGATATGGGGCTGATTTACGAAGCCTGCAAGACCTCCGACCTGCTGATTCTGGCGACGCCCCTGTATGTGGACACGATGACAGCCCAGTTGAAAACGGTCATGGACCGCTCGATCGCCTGCATGCAGCCTTTCCTGGTGAAGGATGTCGCCGGCAGGATACGTCATCCCTTTACCT is a window encoding:
- a CDS encoding phosphate acyltransferase, yielding MIGTFQKMIASARGGVRARLAVPLPIKQDLDLLCRVTEEGFILPVLIGDGGAMESLVKKSPLSSLEHEIVNVGEDPGEALSTAITLVREGRADILMQGGIGQKPFMEEVLDAKNGLLKSKTASYASIVQFQRREKLVLVTDTFINNFPGIAEKQIILENALGLAGILGMEEPKVAVISAIEQVNPSIPSTLDAAALAKMAERGQFGKAVVDGPLDMDCALSRVAAARKNVRSVVTGNADIYLVPEIETGLPLVQALCFFGGMKTAGMMLGAKVPVIPDVPFISDEERAAELALAVLMTRKGGNHE
- the buk gene encoding butyrate kinase, translated to MNKACSLLVINVGSTSTKAAWFQGREPAALETIRYQSEDLAPYASLREQLPLREKGLLDFLKKNSLDPEAVDLFISRGGLGNPAPAGVYRIDEVMCEDLLEGRYGKHPSALGPAMALNLSKRYGKPAIVVDPPSTDEFHPLARISGLPEIERKSVFHALNQKAAARRLASDLDKRYEALNLIVAHLGGGITIGAHRNGKVIDCTHGLGEGPLTPERAGALPTMDLIDLVFSGNKDRKTISDALVGKGGLCAYLGTTDATEVLGKILAGDERAKLIFEAMAYQIAKEIGAMATVLEGRIDGIVLTGGLANVEMLTDWIRGRVQFIAPVFVYPGEDEMAALAEGGLRVLLKEEDVKKYQRESGS
- a CDS encoding flavodoxin family protein, translated to MKALILNGSARGQKGVTGTLVEAITRGLMEAKAGVQTFEIQSLTISPCRACLTCMHKTPGECSIEDDMGLIYEACKTSDLLILATPLYVDTMTAQLKTVMDRSIACMQPFLVKDVAGRIRHPFTWRMPSSFLLLSTSGFPEQENFLPLIATFRAQAANFSSQAIGEICISGSIALQMEPELLKRHLTLLEEAGRHLGATGNIPEDILQNLNTPPVGVDRYLQATAKYEQWCRSKLNI
- a CDS encoding phosphate acyltransferase, producing MIRSLSDISRLALEKGPKKLAVLAPEDEEFMLAVKRSWEKGCIEPVLIGDRDKMARVAETVGFDISRFEQIVEHDRQTVSDLGIGMLFSGDVSVVSKGQITTSYVYRSIIRAEAKAASGMTVTVVSIWEVPEVDHLVGFTDSGVNIRPDFKTKVEILRNAVFLCHLLGYETPGIAVLSGRRTFGEDLPSYADYESLRRMAGSGCLGDCEILEATSIAEIFLGAGGRLKESVNEIDLSKTPHIFLAPCLDTANILAKLDLAMDIKRCSISVTSRGAVCIPARSDLSSAIEDQIEMGVVVADRIQEGVR